A section of the Mesorhizobium loti genome encodes:
- a CDS encoding UDP-2,3-diacylglucosamine diphosphatase, whose amino-acid sequence MFISDVHLGSKAAKAEFLIDFLRYHDADIIYLVGDIVDGWRLRRSWHWPQSHNDVVQKLLRKARKGASITYIAGNHDEFARQFQGVHFGGIVVADRAIHETADGKRLLVIHGDQFDTVVHNQRWLAYLGDHAYDAAMIVNRVVTRLRQLLGLPYWSFSSWAKVKVKKAVNFIGSFQTVLTEEARRSHVDGVICGHIHHAAIENFDDVRYINTGDWVESCTAVVEHFDGRMEILTWAQILPEAPDEPFIPMLIEDRVGQAA is encoded by the coding sequence ATGTTCATTTCCGACGTCCATCTCGGCTCGAAGGCGGCCAAGGCCGAGTTCCTGATCGATTTCCTTCGATACCATGACGCCGACATCATCTATCTGGTTGGCGATATCGTCGATGGCTGGCGGCTGCGGCGGAGCTGGCACTGGCCGCAAAGCCACAATGACGTCGTGCAGAAATTGCTGCGCAAGGCGCGCAAGGGCGCCAGCATCACCTATATAGCCGGCAATCACGACGAGTTCGCCCGCCAATTCCAGGGCGTGCATTTCGGCGGCATCGTCGTCGCCGACCGCGCGATCCATGAAACAGCCGACGGCAAGCGCCTTCTTGTCATCCATGGCGATCAGTTCGACACTGTCGTTCACAATCAGCGCTGGCTCGCCTATCTCGGCGATCATGCCTATGACGCGGCGATGATCGTCAACCGCGTGGTGACGCGCTTGCGCCAATTGCTCGGCCTGCCTTACTGGTCGTTCTCATCCTGGGCCAAGGTCAAGGTCAAGAAAGCGGTCAATTTCATCGGCTCGTTCCAGACCGTGCTGACCGAGGAAGCCCGCCGCTCGCATGTCGACGGCGTCATCTGCGGCCATATCCATCATGCCGCGATCGAGAATTTCGACGATGTGCGCTACATCAACACCGGCGACTGGGTGGAAAGCTGCACGGCCGTGGTCGAGCACTTCGACGGCCGGATGGAAATCCTGACCTGGGCGCAAATCCTGCCGGAAGCGCCGGACGAGCCCTTCATCCCCATGCTCATCGAGGATCGGGTGGGGCAGGCGGCCTGA
- a CDS encoding MFS transporter, with amino-acid sequence MSLPPLSPEQLVKPRHFELRMSLIFGTLFISLGTHLPYFPLWLQAKGFHAEQIAVILAAPMFLRVVTTPLLTTLADRARDRADVYVALVAASLLLSAGYFLTPTYAMVLAVSLALTIVWTPHSPIADSLALSGVRRFGSNYASMRKWGSICYLCANVAGGFILAATGPQAVPVIIFLALGAALVAGLLAPRMGRPRKASPLSAAEIQHAAPSLFNAYFLFFTFGVGIITASHAFLYGFVSIYWKSIGISDSVVGLLWAWGVVSEVCMFLFFNRIFASISVVRVMVIAGIGSIVRWIIFPLVWPFGLGVAGFFAVQSLHSVSVAMVLIGLQKMIAETVSEERTGAAQGIAYFFNGFFMAAVTLASGPLYDRLGVDGFLVMIPIAIIGLVLIGLAARSAPQRPVRG; translated from the coding sequence ATGTCCCTGCCGCCGCTTTCGCCAGAACAGCTCGTCAAGCCGCGCCATTTCGAACTGCGCATGAGCCTCATTTTCGGCACGCTGTTCATATCGCTCGGTACCCATCTGCCCTATTTCCCGCTCTGGCTGCAGGCCAAGGGCTTTCACGCCGAGCAGATCGCCGTCATCCTGGCGGCGCCCATGTTCCTGCGCGTGGTGACGACGCCGCTGCTGACGACGCTCGCCGACCGGGCGCGGGACCGCGCCGATGTTTATGTCGCGCTGGTGGCAGCCTCCCTGCTGCTCTCGGCGGGTTATTTCCTGACACCGACCTACGCCATGGTGCTGGCGGTGTCGCTTGCCCTGACCATTGTCTGGACGCCGCATTCGCCGATCGCCGATTCGCTGGCGCTTTCGGGCGTGCGCCGCTTCGGTTCGAACTACGCAAGCATGCGCAAATGGGGCTCGATCTGCTATCTCTGCGCCAATGTCGCGGGCGGCTTCATCCTGGCGGCCACCGGTCCGCAAGCCGTTCCGGTGATCATTTTCCTTGCCCTTGGCGCGGCACTCGTCGCAGGGCTGCTGGCGCCGCGCATGGGGCGGCCGCGCAAGGCCTCGCCGCTGTCGGCCGCGGAAATCCAGCACGCGGCGCCGAGCCTGTTCAATGCCTATTTCCTCTTTTTCACCTTTGGCGTCGGCATCATCACCGCCAGCCACGCCTTCCTTTACGGCTTCGTTTCCATCTACTGGAAATCGATCGGCATAAGCGATTCCGTCGTCGGCCTGCTGTGGGCTTGGGGCGTGGTGTCCGAAGTCTGCATGTTTTTGTTTTTCAATCGCATTTTCGCCTCCATATCCGTCGTCAGGGTGATGGTGATCGCCGGCATCGGGTCGATCGTGCGCTGGATCATCTTCCCACTGGTATGGCCGTTCGGCCTCGGCGTCGCCGGCTTCTTCGCCGTGCAGTCACTGCATTCGGTGTCCGTCGCGATGGTGCTGATCGGCCTGCAGAAGATGATCGCCGAGACGGTCTCCGAGGAGCGCACGGGCGCCGCGCAAGGCATCGCCTATTTCTTCAACGGCTTCTTCATGGCCGCCGTCACGCTTGCGTCCGGTCCGCTTTATGATCGTCTCGGCGTCGATGGTTTCCTGGTGATGATCCCGATCGCGATCATTGGCCTCGTGCTTATCGGGCTTGCCGCGCGCTCAGCCCCACAGCGCCCGGTCCGGGGGTGA
- the dgcA gene encoding N-acetyl-D-Glu racemase DgcA, with amino-acid sequence MARVISVEAERFPIAGTFTISRGSKTEAEVITCTISQDGHSGRGECVPYKRYGETMDGVHAAIEAMRERIAGGIDRTALLDAMPAGAARNAVDCALWDLEAKMGDSPVAHAIWPAPPRPLETAYTLSLGEPEAMAAQARANVGRPLLKVKIGGDNDIARIEAVRQAAPGSRIILDANEGWTDDNIVANLAFAAEQGIALIEQPLPAGRDEILRHIAHPVPICADESVHEANNLEALVGLYDAVNIKLDKSGGLTAALVLRDRARELGFGIMVGCMVGTSLAMAPAVLLAQNADFVDLDGPLLLARDRVPGLVYQGSLVSPPDRALWG; translated from the coding sequence ATGGCGCGTGTCATTTCGGTCGAGGCGGAGCGCTTTCCGATCGCCGGAACCTTCACCATTTCGCGCGGCTCCAAGACCGAGGCCGAGGTCATCACATGCACGATCAGCCAGGACGGTCATAGCGGTCGCGGCGAATGCGTTCCCTACAAGCGCTATGGTGAAACCATGGACGGCGTGCACGCCGCGATAGAGGCGATGCGCGAGCGGATAGCCGGTGGCATCGACCGGACCGCCCTGCTCGACGCAATGCCGGCGGGAGCCGCCCGCAACGCGGTCGACTGCGCCCTCTGGGACCTTGAGGCCAAGATGGGTGACAGCCCGGTTGCACACGCAATCTGGCCAGCTCCGCCGCGTCCATTGGAAACTGCCTACACGCTATCGCTCGGCGAACCCGAGGCGATGGCGGCACAGGCCCGTGCCAACGTCGGGCGGCCGCTGCTGAAGGTCAAGATCGGCGGCGACAACGACATCGCCCGGATCGAGGCAGTGAGACAGGCGGCACCCGGGAGCCGAATCATCCTTGATGCGAATGAAGGCTGGACCGACGACAACATCGTCGCGAACCTCGCCTTTGCCGCAGAGCAGGGCATTGCGCTCATCGAACAGCCCCTGCCCGCCGGCCGGGATGAAATCCTGCGCCACATCGCGCATCCGGTGCCGATCTGCGCCGATGAAAGCGTGCATGAGGCGAATAATTTGGAAGCGCTTGTCGGCCTCTACGACGCCGTCAACATCAAGCTCGACAAGTCCGGCGGGCTGACGGCGGCGCTCGTGCTGCGTGACCGCGCCCGCGAGCTGGGTTTTGGCATCATGGTCGGCTGCATGGTCGGCACATCGCTTGCCATGGCGCCGGCGGTCCTGCTCGCCCAGAACGCCGATTTCGTTGACCTCGATGGTCCGCTGCTGCTCGCGCGCGACCGTGTGCCGGGTCTCGTCTACCAGGGTTCGCTCGTCTCACCCCCGGACCGGGCGCTGTGGGGCTGA
- a CDS encoding ABC transporter permease: MLTIGKRDASGTTASEADHQPRVAVGEEGGVLGCAFSGIWTTRTVASIDADMRKIEKRNGFKTLALDLSKIEKIDTAGAWLIDRLVSVFEKKNVEVRLQGQSEIASILLDAVGEAVRREPESGPARPPNIVIRALEAVGRRVYEMRDDFFASMNILGATIRGAQMKLGRGHAVNPAAIFNQIDRMGVGAIPVVVLMSAIVGAIVAQQGAYQLSYFGADIFVVDLVGVLILRELGVLMTAIMIAGRSGSAITAEIGSMKMREEVDALKVIGLNPIGVLVFPRLVALVIALPCLTIIANFAALGGGIVAAWLYSDIPPAAFIDRLRVAIDLSTIFAGLIKAPFMAMIIGTIASVEGMKVGGSAESLGQHVTASVVKSIFVVIILDGLFAMFYAAIEF; encoded by the coding sequence ATGTTGACCATCGGCAAGCGCGACGCAAGCGGCACGACCGCCTCGGAGGCTGACCACCAACCGCGTGTGGCGGTCGGCGAGGAGGGTGGCGTTCTGGGTTGCGCGTTCTCCGGAATCTGGACGACACGAACGGTAGCGTCAATCGACGCCGACATGCGCAAGATCGAGAAACGAAACGGTTTCAAGACTTTGGCGCTGGATCTTTCGAAAATCGAGAAGATCGATACCGCCGGCGCCTGGCTGATCGACCGCCTGGTCAGTGTCTTCGAGAAGAAGAACGTCGAGGTCCGGCTGCAAGGCCAGAGCGAGATCGCTTCCATCCTGCTCGACGCGGTCGGCGAGGCTGTTCGGCGCGAGCCCGAATCCGGGCCGGCGCGGCCGCCCAACATCGTCATCCGGGCGCTTGAGGCGGTTGGCCGGCGCGTCTACGAGATGCGGGACGATTTCTTTGCTTCGATGAATATTCTTGGCGCCACCATCCGCGGCGCGCAGATGAAGCTTGGCCGCGGCCACGCCGTCAACCCGGCTGCGATCTTCAACCAGATCGACCGCATGGGCGTCGGCGCCATCCCGGTGGTGGTGCTGATGTCGGCGATCGTCGGCGCGATCGTTGCCCAGCAAGGCGCCTACCAGCTCAGCTATTTCGGCGCTGACATCTTCGTCGTCGACCTCGTCGGCGTGCTCATCCTGCGCGAACTCGGCGTGCTGATGACGGCAATCATGATCGCCGGCCGCTCCGGCAGCGCGATCACCGCGGAGATCGGCTCGATGAAGATGCGCGAGGAGGTCGACGCGCTGAAGGTCATCGGTCTCAACCCGATCGGCGTCCTGGTCTTTCCGCGTCTGGTTGCGCTGGTGATTGCGTTGCCGTGCCTGACGATCATCGCCAATTTCGCGGCACTCGGCGGCGGCATCGTCGCGGCCTGGCTCTACTCCGATATCCCCCCCGCCGCATTCATCGACCGGCTGCGTGTCGCCATCGATCTCAGCACGATTTTCGCCGGCCTGATCAAGGCGCCGTTCATGGCCATGATCATCGGCACAATCGCCTCGGTCGAAGGCATGAAGGTCGGCGGCAGTGCCGAATCGCTCGGCCAGCACGTGACCGCGTCGGTGGTGAAGTCGATCTTCGTCGTCATCATCCTCGATGGCCTTTTCGCCATGTTCTACGCAGCGATCGAGTTCTGA
- a CDS encoding ABC transporter ATP-binding protein, whose amino-acid sequence MAKGNGIEVEEADDSEIVLSVRDVTVAIEDKLILDKLSLDIKRGEILGFVGASGAGKSVLLRTILGLMPKQSGTIKLFGVDVDKASDIERLRIDMRLGVLFQHGALFSALTVQENVQVPMREYLDLPRKLMDELALLKIELVGLPPDAAQKFPSELSGGMIKRAALARALALDPDIVFLDEPTSGLDPISAAEFDELVVKLRDTMDLTVYMVTHDLDTLFTACDHVAVLGKKKVLVEGTIDDMLKSEEPWVKSYFRGKRARQLDLAARA is encoded by the coding sequence ATGGCGAAGGGCAATGGCATCGAGGTCGAGGAAGCGGACGACAGTGAAATCGTCTTGTCGGTGCGCGACGTCACCGTTGCCATCGAGGACAAGCTGATCCTCGACAAGCTTTCGCTCGACATCAAGCGCGGCGAGATCCTGGGGTTCGTCGGTGCTTCGGGCGCCGGCAAGTCCGTCCTTTTGCGAACCATTCTCGGCTTGATGCCCAAGCAGTCGGGAACGATCAAGCTGTTTGGCGTCGATGTCGACAAGGCAAGCGATATCGAGCGCCTGCGCATCGACATGCGTCTTGGCGTGCTGTTCCAGCATGGCGCGCTGTTTTCGGCATTGACCGTGCAGGAGAACGTGCAGGTGCCGATGCGCGAATATCTAGACCTGCCAAGGAAGCTGATGGACGAACTGGCGCTGCTCAAGATCGAGCTGGTCGGGCTGCCGCCGGACGCGGCGCAGAAATTTCCCTCCGAACTCTCCGGCGGCATGATCAAGCGCGCGGCCCTTGCGCGCGCCTTGGCGCTCGATCCGGACATCGTCTTTCTCGACGAGCCGACGTCCGGCCTCGATCCGATCAGTGCCGCCGAATTCGACGAACTCGTCGTCAAGCTGCGCGACACCATGGACCTGACCGTCTATATGGTCACGCACGACCTCGACACGCTGTTTACCGCTTGCGACCACGTGGCGGTGCTCGGCAAGAAGAAAGTATTGGTCGAAGGCACTATCGACGACATGCTGAAGAGCGAAGAACCGTGGGTGAAATCCTATTTCCGCGGAAAACGCGCCCGCCAGCTTGATCTTGCCGCACGTGCATAG
- a CDS encoding MCE family protein: METRANYVIVGIFTLVAILAAFAFVYWTAAIGDRGETTLLRVRIPGSASGLGRGSFVLFNGVKVGDVKRVYIDVDNPTVAIADTEIDRLTPITKSTQADIGLAGLTGQANIELKGADPKEVKLLDQAEKEGKVAEIVANPSAVTNLLQTAQNIFTRADKVLTELEGFTKDVRGPLTQTVQNVQTFSDALAKNSDGIDKFLSSVSALSDELKGVSGKLDGTLKAAEGLLNAVDRDKIKSIVANVDTVTANLKQTSQQLDGVIKNVDTAVGSVNDFAKQTQGTLAKVDGVLDGVDPAQVRAALANIQKASENANKAAADIAVVTDKFANRADDIDQTIKDAKQLAQRLNDASVRVDGILARVDTLLGSGQADGVMADARDTLKSFKQVADTLNARLGVITDNLARFSGQGLSNVEALVQDSRRSITRIEEAVTDLSRNPQRILSGGDGEVRQFDGRARR, translated from the coding sequence ATGGAAACCAGAGCCAACTACGTCATTGTCGGCATTTTCACGCTGGTTGCGATCCTGGCGGCGTTCGCCTTCGTCTACTGGACGGCGGCGATCGGTGACAGGGGCGAGACGACGCTGTTGCGGGTGCGCATTCCAGGTTCGGCCTCCGGCCTCGGCCGCGGCAGCTTCGTGCTGTTCAACGGCGTCAAGGTCGGTGACGTCAAGCGCGTCTATATCGACGTGGACAACCCGACCGTCGCCATCGCCGACACCGAGATCGACCGGCTGACGCCGATCACCAAGTCGACGCAGGCCGATATCGGCCTTGCCGGCCTCACCGGGCAGGCCAACATCGAGCTCAAGGGCGCCGACCCCAAGGAAGTGAAACTCCTCGATCAGGCCGAAAAGGAAGGCAAGGTCGCCGAGATCGTCGCCAATCCGTCCGCCGTGACCAATCTGCTGCAGACGGCGCAGAACATCTTCACCCGCGCCGACAAGGTGTTGACCGAACTCGAGGGCTTCACCAAGGATGTTCGCGGGCCGCTGACGCAGACTGTCCAGAACGTGCAGACGTTCTCCGATGCGCTGGCCAAGAATTCCGACGGCATCGACAAGTTCCTGTCCAGCGTCAGCGCGCTGTCCGACGAACTCAAGGGCGTGTCCGGCAAGCTCGACGGCACGCTGAAGGCGGCGGAAGGCCTGCTCAATGCCGTCGACAGGGACAAGATCAAGAGCATCGTCGCCAATGTCGATACGGTGACCGCGAACCTCAAACAGACATCGCAGCAGCTCGACGGTGTGATCAAGAATGTCGACACGGCGGTCGGATCCGTCAATGACTTCGCCAAGCAGACGCAGGGAACGCTGGCCAAGGTCGACGGCGTGCTGGACGGTGTCGATCCGGCGCAGGTGCGTGCGGCCCTGGCCAACATCCAGAAGGCCAGCGAAAACGCCAACAAGGCCGCCGCCGACATTGCCGTGGTGACCGACAAGTTCGCCAACCGCGCCGACGATATCGACCAGACGATCAAGGACGCCAAGCAACTGGCACAGCGGCTCAACGATGCCTCGGTGCGCGTCGACGGCATCCTTGCCAGGGTCGACACCTTGCTTGGATCGGGGCAGGCCGACGGCGTAATGGCCGACGCCAGGGATACGCTGAAGTCGTTCAAGCAGGTTGCCGATACGCTGAATGCGCGGCTGGGCGTCATTACCGACAATCTGGCGCGCTTCTCGGGCCAGGGCCTGTCGAATGTCGAGGCGCTGGTGCAGGACAGCCGCCGATCGATCACGCGCATCGAGGAAGCGGTCACGGATCTCAGCCGCAATCCGCAGCGCATTCTTTCGGGTGGCGACGGCGAGGTTCGGCAATTCGATGGCAGGGCACGGCGTTGA
- a CDS encoding ABC-type transport auxiliary lipoprotein family protein, with the protein MKSIVSRSGLALLALVLANCAALPGGGPAPLDTFELSAPSVDAHGHSRKQILIAQPSALKALDSQNIVIKPSDRSIQYLKGAQWADRLPLIVQARLAETFQRSGSFAGVGKPGEGLAIDYQIIVEIRSFEVRVDGGEHAEVDLFVRILNDRNGEVRASKSFTATAPVSGSGNSAYVSGLDAAFGDAAKQIVRWTDSVI; encoded by the coding sequence GTGAAGTCGATTGTGTCCAGATCGGGCCTGGCATTGCTTGCCTTGGTCCTCGCCAACTGCGCGGCGTTGCCCGGTGGCGGACCCGCGCCGCTCGACACGTTTGAGTTGTCGGCGCCTTCGGTCGACGCGCATGGCCACAGCCGCAAGCAAATCCTGATCGCCCAGCCCTCGGCACTCAAGGCGCTGGACAGCCAGAACATCGTCATCAAGCCCTCCGACCGCTCGATCCAGTATCTGAAGGGCGCGCAATGGGCCGACCGCCTGCCGCTGATCGTGCAGGCGCGGCTCGCCGAGACATTCCAGCGCTCGGGCAGCTTTGCCGGTGTCGGCAAACCGGGCGAGGGCCTGGCGATCGATTATCAGATCATCGTAGAGATCCGATCCTTCGAGGTGCGCGTCGACGGTGGCGAGCACGCCGAAGTCGACCTGTTCGTGCGCATCCTCAACGACCGCAACGGCGAGGTGCGTGCGTCCAAGAGCTTCACCGCGACCGCACCGGTTTCGGGCAGTGGCAATTCCGCCTATGTCAGTGGGCTGGACGCCGCGTTTGGCGATGCCGCCAAGCAGATCGTCCGCTGGACCGATTCGGTGATCTGA
- a CDS encoding 3'-5' exonuclease, with product MKTAIIFDCEFLCLEGSQRRFWCAAHDPDPVIAQIGAVRLGLEDDFPLLGTHKAYIRPIDRFGREYALDPFFTKLTGITEENIETEGVALGEALADIDRFSGGARFWSWGKDELNMIAISCYVAGIQSSIPATRFDNAVKLLIAAGMPIEDLARTPSNKLADYYGVEHPPLQGHDALDDALSVTYALQHLMKTGKLRPDVFDRL from the coding sequence GTGAAGACGGCAATCATATTCGACTGCGAGTTTCTCTGCCTTGAGGGTTCGCAACGCAGATTCTGGTGTGCTGCCCACGATCCCGACCCGGTCATCGCGCAGATCGGCGCCGTCAGGCTTGGGCTCGAAGACGATTTTCCGCTGCTCGGTACACACAAGGCCTATATCAGACCGATCGACCGGTTTGGCCGGGAATATGCGCTCGACCCGTTCTTCACCAAACTGACCGGCATCACCGAGGAAAACATCGAGACCGAAGGGGTCGCGCTGGGAGAAGCCCTTGCCGATATCGATCGTTTTTCCGGGGGCGCGCGATTCTGGTCCTGGGGCAAGGACGAACTGAACATGATCGCCATCAGCTGCTATGTCGCAGGCATTCAGTCTTCCATCCCGGCAACCCGGTTTGACAATGCCGTGAAGCTGCTGATCGCGGCCGGGATGCCGATCGAGGATCTGGCAAGGACGCCGAGCAACAAGCTTGCGGATTATTATGGTGTCGAACACCCGCCGTTACAGGGTCACGACGCGCTCGACGATGCGCTGTCGGTAACCTACGCCTTGCAGCACCTGATGAAGACCGGAAAACTGCGGCCGGACGTCTTCGACCGCCTGTAA